The following is a genomic window from Gammaproteobacteria bacterium.
CAGCCTGGCCGGTATTCCCGGAAGGCCTGGAGAATGCTGTCACCCAGCTGGATGTCATTCCGCCGCACCCGCCGTTCTGCATGTGGTTGGGCATTCTCAAGGAAAACGACAGCCTGGTCGCCGAGGGTGGCCTGTTCCAGGCGGCTGACGGCGTGATCGAGTTCGGTTATGCCATCGTCCCGGATTACCGCGGCCGAGGCCTGGCGAGGGAATACGCCACAGCATTGGTCGACCTGGCCAGGCACCACCCCGGCACCCGGCGCGTTCAAGCACATTCCCTGGCGCCAGGCAGCCGTTCCGGTGACGGGCTGGAAGCCGATCCCTCGGTCAACCTGCTGGAGAGCCTTGGCTTCGAGGGGGCGCCGGTGAAGGACGCGCCCGGCGCTGCGCCCGGCGAGGCCGTCTGGCGCTGGCAACTGGAGGTTGCCTGACCCACCTGGCTGTTCCGAGTTCGCGGCATTTCCGCCTTGTTTCCCCGAATTTCGCCGCGAATCCCTTCCGGATTGCCCACAAACAGCGCCAGCAATGGCTCTGAAGCCCCTTCTCGGGTAAAATTCCGCCTCTTTTGGTCGCCCCGCTTGGCGGCCCTATGCAAGATCAGAGCAGCCATCGAGGAGCACCATGTCGCAGATCTCCGCAGGCGCGAAATTCCGCGCCGCCGTTGCCGAACACGCCCCCTTGCAGGTGGTGGGCACCATCAACGCCTACACCGCCCGCATGGCGAAGAATGTTGGTCACCATGCCATTTACCTGTCCGGTGGCGGCGTTGCCGCGAATTCGCTGGGCATGCCGGATCTCGGCATCTCCTCCATGGAAGACGTGCTGGTCGACATTCGCCGCATTACCGACGTCTGTGACCTGCCGCTGCTGGTCGACGCCGACACGGGCTGGGGTGGCGCGTTCAACATCGCCCGCACCGTGCGTTCCTTCATCAAGGCGGGCGCTGCCGCCATGCACATCGAGGACCAGGTCGCCGAGAAGCGCTGCGGCCATCGCCCCGGCAAGGCCATTGTCTCGAAGGAAGAAATGGTCGATCGCGTCAAGGCGGCTGTCGATGCCAGGACGGACGACGACTTCGTCATCATGGCGCGTACCGACGCGCTCGCCTCCGAAGGCATGGAAGCGGCGATCGAGCGGGCACTCGCCTGCGTCGACGCCGGCGCCGACATGATTTTCCCGGAAGCGGTCGCGACGCTGGAGCAATACCAGGAATTCAAGCAGGCGGTGAAGGTGCCGATCCTTGCCAACATCACCGAGTTCGGCAAGACGCCGTTGTTCACGCGTGACGAGCTGGCCTCGGTCGGCGTCGACATCCAGCTGCTCTGCTGTGGCGCCTACCGCGCCATGAACAAGGGCGCGGAAATGTTCTACATGGCAACGCTGGAGCGTGGCACGCAACAGGATGTCGTCGACATCATGCAGACGCGTGACGAGCTGTACCAGCACCTTGACTATTACTCGTACGAAGAAAAGCTCGACGAGCTCTTCTCCAAGAAATAGAAGCAATCACGACAAGAACAGAAAGCAATAACAGAAAGCAATAAATAACAGGAGCAACACCATGGCAGCATCGAAAGCTGACAAGAACAAGAAAGCCGGCGGCCTCGCCGGTGTGAGCGCAGGCGAAACCGCGATCTGCACGGTCGGCAAGTCCGGCGCAGGCCTGACCTACCGCGGTTACGACATCTACGACATGGCCGACAAGGGCACGTTCGAAGAAATCGCCTTCCTGCTGCTGCACGGCCACCTGCCGAACAAGAGCGAGCTGTCTTCCTTCAAGCGTCGCCTGATGAAGATGCGCAAGCTGCCGAAGGAACTGCGTGACACCCTGGAGAAGATCCCGGCCAACACGCACCCGATGGACGTGATGCGCACGGGCTGCTCCATGCTGGGCAACCTCGAGCCGGAGAAGGCCAACTTCTCCAACCAGATGAAGGTTGCCGAGCGCCTGCTCGCCGCTTTCCCGGGCATCGTCGTGTACTGGTGGCGCTTCCACCAGGAAGGCAAGCGCATCAACACCGAGTCCAAGCAGGATTCGATAGCCGGTCATTTCCTCAGCCTGCTGCACGGCAAGAAGCCGAAGGAAATGCACGTACAGGCGATGGATGTCTCGCTGATCCTCTATGCGGAGCACGAGTTCAATGCCTCGACCTTCACCGCGCGCGTCATCACCGCAACGCTGTCGGATTTCCACAGCGCGGTCACCGGCGCCATCGGTGCACTTCGCGGTCCGCTGCATGGCGGCGCCAACGAAGCGGCGATGGACCTGATCCGCAAGTTCCGCACGCCGGAAGCTGCGACCGAAGGCCTGCAGGACATGCTGGCCAACAAGGAAAAGATCATGGGCTTCGGCCACCGCGTGTACACCACCTCCGATCCGCGCAACGTCGTGATCAAGGAATGGTCGCGCAAGCTGGGTGAGGAAGTTGGCGACAAGCGCTTCTACCCGGTCTCCGAAGCCATCGAGAAGGTCATGTGGGACGAGAAGAAGCTGTTCCCGAACCTCGACTTCTACTCGGCATCGGCCTACCACTTCATGGGTATCCCGACCGAACTGTTCACGCCGATCTTCGTCATGTCGCGTATCACCGGCTGGGCCGCGCACATCATGGAGCAGCGTGCCAACAATCGCCTGATCCGTCCGGGTGCCGAGTACACCGGTCCGGAACTGAAGCGCTGGCGTGCGATCGATCGTCGCGCCAAGGCGAAGAAGAAGAAAAAGACGGCTGCCAAGAAGAAGTAATGTTCTACATCATCATTGCGGTGCTGGTGATCCTGGAGCTCGTTGCCTGGTGGTTCTGGTTTCGCAAGAAGCGCAAGGATGACGAACAGGACTGACATGAAAAAGCCCACGCTAGCGTGGGCTTTTTTCTTGCTGCAAGGATGATCGTCAGAAACTGCCTGCCGGTATCCTGACCCTGCCTTCCATGAGCACTCGAGCCGAACGCGACATGATCGCTTTTTCAACCTGCCACTTGCCATCGAGCTCTTTCGCTTCCGCGCCGACACGCAAGGTACCCGACGGATGACCAAAGGTCACCGAAAGCCGACGCTCGCCTTCCCGCTTTCCGCCTGCTGCCGCATGCACCAGCGTCCCGGGAATCACGGCAGCGGTGGCGATCGCTACCGAAGCCGTTCCCATCATGGCGTGATGCAGCTTGCCCATCGATAGCGCGCGTACCACGAGATCGATGTCGCCGGCCTTGATGGCTTTGCCGGATGACGCGACGTAATCGGTGGCGGATGCAACGAAGGCGACCTTGGGCGTGTGCTGGCGGGTCTTCGCGGCGTCGATGTTGTCGATCAGGCCCATTTTCACCGCTGCATGGGCGCGAATGGTCTCGAAGCGTTCGAGCGCTGCGGAATCGTTGTTGATGGCGTCCTGCAGTTCCGTGCCGGTGTAGCCGATGTCCGCCGCATTGACGAACACCGTCGGGATGCCGGAATCGATCATGGTGGCTTTCAGAGTGCCGATGCCGGCAACGTCGAGATCATCCACCACGTTGCCGGTCGGGAAAATCGCCGCGCCTTCTTCCACCGGGTTCACGAACTCGACCACGATTTCCGCAGCCGGGAACGTCACGCCATCCAGTTCGAAGTCACCGGTTTCCTGCACCTGGCCATTCGTGACCGGTACGCGGTTGATGATGGTCTTGCCGATGTTTGCCTGCCAGATGCGTACTTCGCACAGGCCGTTCTCGGGTACCCGATCCGGATCGACCAGGCCGTTCTCGATGGCGAAAGCACCCACCGCGCTCGACAGGTTGCCGCAGTTGCCTGACCAGTCGACGAAGGCCTCGTCGATGGCGACCTGGCCGTAGAGATAATCCACGTCATGCCCGGGCTGCGAACCTTTCGAGACGATCACGCACTTCGACGTGCTGGACGTTGCGCCGCCCATGCCGTCGGTGTGCTTGCCGTAGGGGTCCGGGCTGCCGATCACGCGCATGAACAATCCGTCCCGCGCTTCACCTGGCACCTGTGCGCTTGCGGGCAGGTCGTCGAGCTTGAAGAACACGCCCTTGCTGGTCCCGCCACGCATGTAGGTGGCCGGAATCCTTATCTGTGGCTTGTGGCTCATTGATCGGGTCCTTACTTCGCCGCTGCAGCGTCGGCTTCGGCTTCCAGGAAGTCCTGGGCAAAGCGCTGCAACACGCCGCCGGCCTCGTACACCGACAATTCGTCATTGCTGTCGAGACGGCAAAGCACCGGAACTTCCGTGACCTCGCCGTCCTTGCGGTGAATGACCAACGTCAGCTTTGCACCCGGGTCGATGTCGCCCTTGATGTCATAGGTCTCAGTGCCGTCGAGCTCGAGTGTCTTGCGCGTCGTGCCTTCCTCGAACTGCACCGGCAACACGCCCATGCCGATCAGGTTGGTGCGGTGGATGCGCTCGAAGCCTTCGGCCACGATCACTTCCACGCCCGCCAGGCGCACGCCCTTGGCCGCCCAGTCACGCGAAGAGCCCTGGCCGTAATCGGCGCCCGCGACGATGATCAGGTTCTGGCCGCGTTCCATGTAGGACTCGATGCATTCCCACATGCGCATGACCTTGCCTTCCGGCTCCAGTCGCGCCAGCGAACCTTGCTGCACCTCGCCCGCTTCGTTCTTCACCATTTCATTGAACAGTTTCGGATTGGCGAAAGTCGCGCGCTGCGCCGTCAGGTGGTCGCCGCGATGGGTGGCGTAGGAATTGAAGTCCTCCTCCGGCACATCCATTTTTGC
Proteins encoded in this region:
- a CDS encoding GNAT family N-acetyltransferase, with product MIETPSLRLVPATSDVLRQVRSAGLEGLAELLGITIPPAWPVFPEGLENAVTQLDVIPPHPPFCMWLGILKENDSLVAEGGLFQAADGVIEFGYAIVPDYRGRGLAREYATALVDLARHHPGTRRVQAHSLAPGSRSGDGLEADPSVNLLESLGFEGAPVKDAPGAAPGEAVWRWQLEVA
- the prpB gene encoding methylisocitrate lyase, producing the protein MSQISAGAKFRAAVAEHAPLQVVGTINAYTARMAKNVGHHAIYLSGGGVAANSLGMPDLGISSMEDVLVDIRRITDVCDLPLLVDADTGWGGAFNIARTVRSFIKAGAAAMHIEDQVAEKRCGHRPGKAIVSKEEMVDRVKAAVDARTDDDFVIMARTDALASEGMEAAIERALACVDAGADMIFPEAVATLEQYQEFKQAVKVPILANITEFGKTPLFTRDELASVGVDIQLLCCGAYRAMNKGAEMFYMATLERGTQQDVVDIMQTRDELYQHLDYYSYEEKLDELFSKK
- the prpF gene encoding 2-methylaconitate cis-trans isomerase PrpF; the protein is MSHKPQIRIPATYMRGGTSKGVFFKLDDLPASAQVPGEARDGLFMRVIGSPDPYGKHTDGMGGATSSTSKCVIVSKGSQPGHDVDYLYGQVAIDEAFVDWSGNCGNLSSAVGAFAIENGLVDPDRVPENGLCEVRIWQANIGKTIINRVPVTNGQVQETGDFELDGVTFPAAEIVVEFVNPVEEGAAIFPTGNVVDDLDVAGIGTLKATMIDSGIPTVFVNAADIGYTGTELQDAINNDSAALERFETIRAHAAVKMGLIDNIDAAKTRQHTPKVAFVASATDYVASSGKAIKAGDIDLVVRALSMGKLHHAMMGTASVAIATAAVIPGTLVHAAAGGKREGERRLSVTFGHPSGTLRVGAEAKELDGKWQVEKAIMSRSARVLMEGRVRIPAGSF
- the prpC gene encoding 2-methylcitrate synthase translates to MAASKADKNKKAGGLAGVSAGETAICTVGKSGAGLTYRGYDIYDMADKGTFEEIAFLLLHGHLPNKSELSSFKRRLMKMRKLPKELRDTLEKIPANTHPMDVMRTGCSMLGNLEPEKANFSNQMKVAERLLAAFPGIVVYWWRFHQEGKRINTESKQDSIAGHFLSLLHGKKPKEMHVQAMDVSLILYAEHEFNASTFTARVITATLSDFHSAVTGAIGALRGPLHGGANEAAMDLIRKFRTPEAATEGLQDMLANKEKIMGFGHRVYTTSDPRNVVIKEWSRKLGEEVGDKRFYPVSEAIEKVMWDEKKLFPNLDFYSASAYHFMGIPTELFTPIFVMSRITGWAAHIMEQRANNRLIRPGAEYTGPELKRWRAIDRRAKAKKKKKTAAKKK
- a CDS encoding Fe/S-dependent 2-methylisocitrate dehydratase AcnD; the encoded protein is AKMDVPEEDFNSYATHRGDHLTAQRATFANPKLFNEMVKNEAGEVQQGSLARLEPEGKVMRMWECIESYMERGQNLIIVAGADYGQGSSRDWAAKGVRLAGVEVIVAEGFERIHRTNLIGMGVLPVQFEEGTTRKTLELDGTETYDIKGDIDPGAKLTLVIHRKDGEVTEVPVLCRLDSNDELSVYEAGGVLQRFAQDFLEAEADAAAAK